In one Leptidea sinapis chromosome 25, ilLepSina1.1, whole genome shotgun sequence genomic region, the following are encoded:
- the LOC126972042 gene encoding lanC-like protein 3 homolog, translating to MNKLFIKALSTRVFRLLSAATFGLKMVRYFPNPFVDFQAGSQVELNKDELIKQIDEHVSIISKRLQPTRRNIDGGLYVGITGVSYMFYYLSKNPLLSEKKAFYVEKSLEYLKPALGVSIGDKTSFLLGDAGTYALAAVIRKENGDAEYIDSLNQFKSLYNQYLNPKFLKCGGDEFFVGRAGYLAGNLWLSRELQIPILAIEELYTICDLIIASGREYSKNHKSPCPLMYHYYNTEYLGAAHGISFILQMLLSVPGYLNFNKSAAHDIKATVNYLLSLQTADGNWPCCMEEVGMSDHKLVHWCHGAPGTIYLMAKAYQVYNEEKYLNSCIKAGEVVWEKGLLRKGPGICHGVAGNGYVFLLLYRLTRDNKYMYRAKLFADFLNSDEFLRDARLPDNPESLYEGTAGTVCFLSDILVPDNAEFPFQDVFSSYVY from the coding sequence atgaataaattatttataaaagcccTAAGTACTCGCGTTTTTCGACTGTTGTCTGCAGCAACTTTTGGTCTTAAAATGGTTCGTTACTTTCCGAATCCTTTTGTAGATTTTCAAGCTGGTTCTCAGGTAGAATTAAACAAAGATGAGCTGATTAAACAAATAGATGAGCATGTTAGTATTATATCAAAAAGACTACAACCCACACGGAGAAATATTGACGGAGGTCTATACGTCGGTATAACTGGTGTTTcgtatatgttttattatttatctaaaaatCCTCTTCTTTCTGAAAAAAAAGCTTTCTACGTTGAGAAAAGTCTAGAATATCTCAAACCAGCTCTTGGCGTTTCTATTGGTGATAAGACTTCATTCTTACTTGGTGATGCTGGAACTTACGCGTTAGCAGCTGTTATAAGGAAAGAAAATGGTGATGCAGAGTACATTGATagtttaaatcaatttaaatcttTGTATAATCAATATTTGAATCCAAAATTCTTAAAATGTGGAGGTGATGAGTTCTTTGTGGGTAGAGCTGGTTATTTAGCAGGCAATCTATGGCTGAGCAGGGAGTTACAAATACCAATATTGGCTATTGAAGAATTGTATACAATTTGTGACTTAATAATTGCTTCAGGCAGGGAATATtcgaaaaatcataaaagtccatgcccattaatgtaccattattataacactgaaTATCTTGGAGCAGCACATGGGATAAGTTTTATCTTACAAATGTTGTTATCTGTACCTGGTTACCTTAACTTTAACAAGTCAGCAGCTCATGATATCAAGGCTACAGTAAATTATTTACTGTCTCTACAAACTGCTGATGGAAACTGGCCATGTTGCATGGAAGAAGTTGGAATGTCAGATCATAAGCTTGTCCATTGGTGTCATGGTGCCCCAGGTACAATTTACCTAATGGCCAAAGCATATCAAGTCTACAATgaggaaaaatatttaaactcctGCATAAAAGCAGGTGAGGTTGTTTGGGAAAAAGGTCTTCTAAGAAAAGGGCCTGGTATATGCCATGGAGTTGCAGGAAATGGTTATGTATTTCTACTACTTTATAGATTGACCAGAGACAACAAATACATGTATAGAGCTAAATTATTTGCTGACTTTTTAAATTCTGATGAATTTTTAAGAGATGCAAGACTGCCTGATAATCCTGAGAGTCTATATGAGGGCACAGCAGGAACTGTATGCTTTCTGTCCGACATCTTAGTACCTGATAATGCTGAGTTTCCATTTCAAGATGTATTTTCAAGCTATGTCTATTAA
- the LOC126972144 gene encoding leucine-rich repeat-containing protein 49 isoform X2, whose amino-acid sequence MPITFSRGNVRKTGFRTRGRSAHSLDVSAVKLDEAASGDGRLLLQIKPALADPRAPLQRSNTTLAGNNYDAKDDTKDETINLQAVGEGKVQLSRTPQEKDRLPDRISLDSLRVLLMGKNRIKRIEGLTNLLKLEVLDLHGNRITKVTGLSNLNELKVLNLAGNQIKFLGQNDLQGLVSLRELNLKRNRLKKLLGFDHTPKLEKLYLANNDLQSVEDVSSVAEASMLIEVSLDGNPVALGGDCTPFLVSYLPNLVTLTNMNVTEQVRSAAMAWRNNKEAAHAAYCALSGSAQQAARRDQVINNARTNWELLRSENKTFGTSPTKSEEKELKEGINSETEPLASAVMPDVIACTQKANDSGNCVKVEDSNLKVATTNKSQRCSTARKPSERRVNFSDRSASQDTDASHSTSTSSDLRLPPILLPLISSLCKIHQSENLKTDGSDGILKRWESISSVEPIVDSSISSLPSSSSDSEEETHKRIFHRSSSVKRRENFSSMRSKSVCDPESRRIKSNKNNDSENASNISSSTHVGSVVTSSTSGSDHNSKTLKRQGSLNSRVSRNIRSATLSRRNERGSSAHRASTARSRSGKSLASLKSSEPVPKPMPASKDREQGVDYLVEVTDGVVSAWGTGAVRRLARDWDWDKARSVTRAAFHYVQFNAVAQALPDLKTKFPNVTHISVRATGLQSLGQLHSFAELRGLSSLTVLPEGNPICSKIWREYAVYRLGHWGLREINDEAVTEDEIKSSNRTYQGLSDIVLRALPDAPLQPLLARLGKSGSSPAGAKAWLRAADPALRDVIAKEALQYKKGTVSQEDMSWRTKGRDQLSTAISQACGAAQRLRLLEMQWQTIFVEMIEEVLTDYANMNLHVKEQMRLLTESLQ is encoded by the exons ATGCCAATCACATTCAGTCGCGGAAAT GTAAGAAAAACAGGTTTTAGAACAAGAGGACGTTCGGCCCATTCTCTTGATGTGAGTGCCGTAAAACTCGATGAAGCTGCAAGTGGAGATGGCAGATTGCTTTTACAAATTAAGCCTGCTTTGGCTGATCCCAGAGCACCCTTGCAGCGTTCGAATACTACACTTGCGGG TAACAATTACGACGCCAAAGACGATACAAAAGATGAGACTATTAACTTGCAAGCTGTGGGAGAGGGCAAGGTGCAGCTATCTCGAACTCCACAGGAGAAAGATCGTCTACCAGATAGAATAAGTCTTGACAG CCTGAGAGTTTTATTAATGGGAAAAAATCG TATTAAACGAATTGAAGGGCTGACAAATCTTCTCAAGTTAGAGGTATTAGATCTTCACGGGAATAGAATTACAAAAGTAACCGGACTATCCAACTTAAATGAACTTAAAGTGCTCAACTTAGCTGGCAATCAGATAAAATTTTTAGGGCAAAATGATCTTCAAGGGTTGGTTTCATTAAGAGAATTAAACCTTAAAAGGAACCGACTCAAAAAACTTCTTGGTTTCGATCATACGCCAAAGTTAGAAAAGCTGTATTTAGCTAACAATGACCTACAAAG TGTAGAGGATGTGTCATCGGTAGCAGAAGCAAGCATGCTTATAGAAGTGTCGTTAGATGGAAATCCTGTTGCGCTAGGAGGTGATTGTACCCCATTTTTGGTATCGTACCTTCCGAATTTGGTAACGTTGACAAATATGAACGTCACGGAGcag GTCCGTAGTGCTGCAATGGCTTGGCGAAATAACAAAGAGGCAGCACATGCAGCTTATTGTGCTTTAAGTGGTTCTGCTCAACAAGCTGCTCGTAGGGATCAAGTAATTAATAACGCAAGAACCAATTGGGAGTTACTAAG GtctgaaaacaaaacttttggTACAAGTCCAACGAAAAGCGAAGAAAAGGAATTGAAAGAGGGAATAAATAGTGAAACAGAACCTTTAGCATCTGCAGTGATGCCTGATGTTATTGCTTGTACACAAAAAGCTAATGATAGCGGTAACTGTGTTAAAGTGGAAGACAGCAATTTAAAAGTAGCCACTACAAATAAATCACAAAGATGTTCGACTGCACGGAAGCCGTCTGAACGACGTGTCAATTTCTCTGACCGAAGTGCTTCACAGGATACTGATGCATCTCATTCAACATCAACCAGCAGTGATTTAAGATTACCACCAATATTATTACCCCTTATATCATCTCTATGCAAGATCCATCAATCAGAAAATCTAAAGACAGATGGTTCAGATGGTATTTTAAAAAGGTGGGAGAGTATTTCGAGCGTTGAACCTATAGTGGATTCTTCTATTAGTTCTCTGCCATCATCATCAAGTGATAGCGAAGAGGAAACGCACAAGAGAATATTTCATCGATCTTCATCTGTGAAACGAAGGGAAAACTTTAGTTCGATGCGTTCTAAATCCGTCTGCGATCCAGAGAGTCGTAGAATAAAATCAAACAAGAACAACGACAGTGAGAATGCAAGCAATATCTCAAGCAGTACACACGTAGGGTCTGTTGTTACATCATCAACGTCTGGAAGTGACCACAACAGTAAAACACTGAAAAGACAAGGCTCTTTGAATTCTAGAGTGAGTAGGAATATTAGGAGCGCAACACTCTCTCGACGAAATGAGAGAGGATCGTCTGCTCATAGAGCGTCCACTGCCAGAAGTAGGTCTGGAAAAAGCTTAGCTAGTCTGAAGTCATCCGAGCCAGTTCCAAAACCCATGCCTGCTTCGAAGGATCGCGAGCAGGGCGTGGATTATTTGGTAGAGGTGACAGACGGGGTCGTTAGTGCGTGGGGAACCGGTGCAGTGCGACGCCTAGCACGGGACTGGGATTGGGATAAAGCGCGAAGTGTAACAAGGGCGGCGTTTCATTATGTTCAGTTTAATGCAGTGGCACAAGCATTACCCGATTTGAAAACGAA ATTTCCAAATGTAACACACATATCAGTTCGTGCCACAGGCCTACAGTCTTTAGGACAACTGCATTCTTTTGCTGAGCTTCGGGGTCTATCGAGTCTCACTGTCCTTCCTGAAGGCAACCCTATTTGTTCGAAGATATGGCGGGAATATGCAGTATACAGACTGGGTCATTGGGGCCTTAGGGAAATAAACGATGAAGcg GTCACCGAAGACGAAATTAAGTCATCGAATAGAACATATCAAGGTCTTAGTGATATAGTGCTTCGGGCTTTGCCGGATGCGCCCCTGCAACCACTGCTGGCAAGACTTGGTAAGAGTGGAAGCAGTCCTGCTGGTGCGAAAGCCTGGCTCCGAGCAGCAGATCCTGCGCTGAGAGACGTCATTGCAAAAGAAGCGCTGCAGTATAAGAAAGGGACTGTTTCACAG GAAGATATGAGTTGGCGGACAAAGGGCCGCGACCAGCTATCGACAGCTATATCACAAGCTTGCGGCGCGGCGCAGCGCCTGCGGTTACTCGAGATGCAATGGCAGACGATCTTCGTTGAGATGATCGAGGAGGTGCTAACAGACTACGCAAACATGAATCTGCATGTGAAGGAACAAATGCGTTTGTTGACGGAATCTTTGCAATGA
- the LOC126972127 gene encoding putative nuclease HARBI1, with the protein HLFRVPRSTTSNIISEVCDAIYNALRDYIKVPSGDEWKRIEKGFRNSWNFPGCSGAIDGKHVTVKAPPNAGSYYFNYKKNNSIVLMAVADDDYCFSYIDVGCNGRVSDGGVFSHCDLSHALENNLLPEGLVLVADNAFPLKPYMVETN; encoded by the exons CACCTATTCAGGGTACCAAGATCGACAACTTCTAACATCATATCCGAAGTATGCGATGCTATTTACAACGCACTGAGAGATTACATAAAG gtaCCTAGCGGCGACGAATGGAAAAGGATTGAAAAAGGCTTCAGAAATTCCTGGAATTTCCCTGGTTGCTCAGGCGCTATAGATGGGAAACACGTTACCGTCAAAGCTCCACCAAATGCAGGAAGTTATTACTTcaactacaaaaaaaataacagcatTGTTCTCATGGCAGTGGCAGATGATGACTACTGTTTTTCATATATTGATGTTGGATGTAACGGGCGTGTATCGGATGGTGGAGTTTTCTCCCATTGTGATCTTAGTCATGCCTTGGAAAATAATTTACTGCCCGAAGGTCTTGTTCTAGTGGCCGATAATGCGTTTCCTCTAAAACCATATATGGTGGAAACCAATTGA
- the LOC126972144 gene encoding leucine-rich repeat-containing protein 49 isoform X1, producing MPITFSRGNVRKTGFRTRGRSAHSLDVSAVKLDEAASGDGRLLLQIKPALADPRAPLQRSNTTLAGNNYDAKDDTKDETINLQAVGEGKVQLSRTPQEKDRLPDRISLDRRGLSSIPHIVGEPGLRLLSLQHNLINSLTGLSPLDLGKLVFLDVYDNQIEKITSLERLFSLRVLLMGKNRIKRIEGLTNLLKLEVLDLHGNRITKVTGLSNLNELKVLNLAGNQIKFLGQNDLQGLVSLRELNLKRNRLKKLLGFDHTPKLEKLYLANNDLQSVEDVSSVAEASMLIEVSLDGNPVALGGDCTPFLVSYLPNLVTLTNMNVTEQVRSAAMAWRNNKEAAHAAYCALSGSAQQAARRDQVINNARTNWELLRSENKTFGTSPTKSEEKELKEGINSETEPLASAVMPDVIACTQKANDSGNCVKVEDSNLKVATTNKSQRCSTARKPSERRVNFSDRSASQDTDASHSTSTSSDLRLPPILLPLISSLCKIHQSENLKTDGSDGILKRWESISSVEPIVDSSISSLPSSSSDSEEETHKRIFHRSSSVKRRENFSSMRSKSVCDPESRRIKSNKNNDSENASNISSSTHVGSVVTSSTSGSDHNSKTLKRQGSLNSRVSRNIRSATLSRRNERGSSAHRASTARSRSGKSLASLKSSEPVPKPMPASKDREQGVDYLVEVTDGVVSAWGTGAVRRLARDWDWDKARSVTRAAFHYVQFNAVAQALPDLKTKFPNVTHISVRATGLQSLGQLHSFAELRGLSSLTVLPEGNPICSKIWREYAVYRLGHWGLREINDEAVTEDEIKSSNRTYQGLSDIVLRALPDAPLQPLLARLGKSGSSPAGAKAWLRAADPALRDVIAKEALQYKKGTVSQEDMSWRTKGRDQLSTAISQACGAAQRLRLLEMQWQTIFVEMIEEVLTDYANMNLHVKEQMRLLTESLQ from the exons ATGCCAATCACATTCAGTCGCGGAAAT GTAAGAAAAACAGGTTTTAGAACAAGAGGACGTTCGGCCCATTCTCTTGATGTGAGTGCCGTAAAACTCGATGAAGCTGCAAGTGGAGATGGCAGATTGCTTTTACAAATTAAGCCTGCTTTGGCTGATCCCAGAGCACCCTTGCAGCGTTCGAATACTACACTTGCGGG TAACAATTACGACGCCAAAGACGATACAAAAGATGAGACTATTAACTTGCAAGCTGTGGGAGAGGGCAAGGTGCAGCTATCTCGAACTCCACAGGAGAAAGATCGTCTACCAGATAGAATAAGTCTTGACAG GAGAGGATTGTCATCAATACCTCATATTGTCGGGGAACCCGGATTAAGGCTTCTCTCTTTACAGCACAACCTAATTAATAGCCTCACTGGCTTGTCTCCATTAGATCTAGGGAAACTAGTATTTTTAGACGTGTATGACaatcaaatagaaaaaataaccTCACTCGAAAGACTTTTCAGCCTGAGAGTTTTATTAATGGGAAAAAATCG TATTAAACGAATTGAAGGGCTGACAAATCTTCTCAAGTTAGAGGTATTAGATCTTCACGGGAATAGAATTACAAAAGTAACCGGACTATCCAACTTAAATGAACTTAAAGTGCTCAACTTAGCTGGCAATCAGATAAAATTTTTAGGGCAAAATGATCTTCAAGGGTTGGTTTCATTAAGAGAATTAAACCTTAAAAGGAACCGACTCAAAAAACTTCTTGGTTTCGATCATACGCCAAAGTTAGAAAAGCTGTATTTAGCTAACAATGACCTACAAAG TGTAGAGGATGTGTCATCGGTAGCAGAAGCAAGCATGCTTATAGAAGTGTCGTTAGATGGAAATCCTGTTGCGCTAGGAGGTGATTGTACCCCATTTTTGGTATCGTACCTTCCGAATTTGGTAACGTTGACAAATATGAACGTCACGGAGcag GTCCGTAGTGCTGCAATGGCTTGGCGAAATAACAAAGAGGCAGCACATGCAGCTTATTGTGCTTTAAGTGGTTCTGCTCAACAAGCTGCTCGTAGGGATCAAGTAATTAATAACGCAAGAACCAATTGGGAGTTACTAAG GtctgaaaacaaaacttttggTACAAGTCCAACGAAAAGCGAAGAAAAGGAATTGAAAGAGGGAATAAATAGTGAAACAGAACCTTTAGCATCTGCAGTGATGCCTGATGTTATTGCTTGTACACAAAAAGCTAATGATAGCGGTAACTGTGTTAAAGTGGAAGACAGCAATTTAAAAGTAGCCACTACAAATAAATCACAAAGATGTTCGACTGCACGGAAGCCGTCTGAACGACGTGTCAATTTCTCTGACCGAAGTGCTTCACAGGATACTGATGCATCTCATTCAACATCAACCAGCAGTGATTTAAGATTACCACCAATATTATTACCCCTTATATCATCTCTATGCAAGATCCATCAATCAGAAAATCTAAAGACAGATGGTTCAGATGGTATTTTAAAAAGGTGGGAGAGTATTTCGAGCGTTGAACCTATAGTGGATTCTTCTATTAGTTCTCTGCCATCATCATCAAGTGATAGCGAAGAGGAAACGCACAAGAGAATATTTCATCGATCTTCATCTGTGAAACGAAGGGAAAACTTTAGTTCGATGCGTTCTAAATCCGTCTGCGATCCAGAGAGTCGTAGAATAAAATCAAACAAGAACAACGACAGTGAGAATGCAAGCAATATCTCAAGCAGTACACACGTAGGGTCTGTTGTTACATCATCAACGTCTGGAAGTGACCACAACAGTAAAACACTGAAAAGACAAGGCTCTTTGAATTCTAGAGTGAGTAGGAATATTAGGAGCGCAACACTCTCTCGACGAAATGAGAGAGGATCGTCTGCTCATAGAGCGTCCACTGCCAGAAGTAGGTCTGGAAAAAGCTTAGCTAGTCTGAAGTCATCCGAGCCAGTTCCAAAACCCATGCCTGCTTCGAAGGATCGCGAGCAGGGCGTGGATTATTTGGTAGAGGTGACAGACGGGGTCGTTAGTGCGTGGGGAACCGGTGCAGTGCGACGCCTAGCACGGGACTGGGATTGGGATAAAGCGCGAAGTGTAACAAGGGCGGCGTTTCATTATGTTCAGTTTAATGCAGTGGCACAAGCATTACCCGATTTGAAAACGAA ATTTCCAAATGTAACACACATATCAGTTCGTGCCACAGGCCTACAGTCTTTAGGACAACTGCATTCTTTTGCTGAGCTTCGGGGTCTATCGAGTCTCACTGTCCTTCCTGAAGGCAACCCTATTTGTTCGAAGATATGGCGGGAATATGCAGTATACAGACTGGGTCATTGGGGCCTTAGGGAAATAAACGATGAAGcg GTCACCGAAGACGAAATTAAGTCATCGAATAGAACATATCAAGGTCTTAGTGATATAGTGCTTCGGGCTTTGCCGGATGCGCCCCTGCAACCACTGCTGGCAAGACTTGGTAAGAGTGGAAGCAGTCCTGCTGGTGCGAAAGCCTGGCTCCGAGCAGCAGATCCTGCGCTGAGAGACGTCATTGCAAAAGAAGCGCTGCAGTATAAGAAAGGGACTGTTTCACAG GAAGATATGAGTTGGCGGACAAAGGGCCGCGACCAGCTATCGACAGCTATATCACAAGCTTGCGGCGCGGCGCAGCGCCTGCGGTTACTCGAGATGCAATGGCAGACGATCTTCGTTGAGATGATCGAGGAGGTGCTAACAGACTACGCAAACATGAATCTGCATGTGAAGGAACAAATGCGTTTGTTGACGGAATCTTTGCAATGA